The Ranitomeya imitator isolate aRanImi1 chromosome 3, aRanImi1.pri, whole genome shotgun sequence genome has a window encoding:
- the LOC138671636 gene encoding uncharacterized protein — MSLPDTRCQEMSGSSKHRGNKEEESRVLAGRSCHVGLGQMGKMGKMKESNRKNVSGLRRRDKLRRRICRHFWLHPIVEVRESRGAYHCLFGELNENQDKYFEYTRMSKDSFRYLLRLVEGTISRQDTQLRKSISPEERLLVTLRFLATGETLRSLHFQFRIGVSTLSGIIADTCRALWDNLREEFLPIPTREIWLANAQKFEQVCSFPNCIGAVDGKHIRITKPSRSGSLFFNYKKYFSTVLMAIAGADCRFIAVDIGAFGRANDSRTFKESDMGRRLYNNNFNFPQPRPLPNTDGPALPFVVVGDEAFQMSGNLLKPYSSRGLDRTKTIFNYRLSRARRTVECAFGILVSKWRILGSAINLKIETVDEVVKACVVLHNFIIDKERVNVELDEPIPNPLPDYQAHPLRTTVEIAHMRDQFAAYFVSDVGRVSWQDQMV, encoded by the exons ATGTCACTACCCGacacccgctgtcaggagatgagcgggagctcgaagcaccgcgggaacaaggaggaagagag ccgagtactggctggaagaagttgtcatgtcggtctgggccagatgggaaagatgggaaaaatgaaagaATCtaacagaaagaacgtcagcg gactg aggagaagagacaaactacggagaaggatttGTCGgcatttttggctacaccctatagtggaagtccgagagagtcgtggagcctaccattgtctgtttggcgaattaaatgagaaccaggacaaatacttcgaatacaccaggatgtcaaaagacagcttccgatatctgctgcgtctggtggaaggaaccatttccaggcaggacacgcagctccgtaaatcgatttcccctgaggaacgtctgctggtgactctacg tttcctggctaccggagagacattgagatcactgcatttccagtttcggattggagtctccacactgtctgggattattgccgacacttgccgcgcattgtgggacaacctccgggaggaatttttacccatccctacaagagaaatctggcttgccaacgcccaaaaatttgaacaagtgtgttctttccctaactgtattggagccgtggacgggaagcacattaggattaccaagccttcaagaagtggatctcttttttttaattataaaaaatacttttccaccgtgctgatggcaattgcaggtgcggactgcaggtttatcgctgtggacattggagcttttggtcgtgcaaatgattcacggacatttaaggagtctgatatgggccgaagattgtacaataacaattttaatttcccccagccacgacctcttcccaacaccgacggcccggccctgccatttgttgttgttggtgatgaggcttttcaaatgagtggcaacctacttaaaccttactcaagtcgtgggttggaccgcaccaaaactatatttaattacagactgtccagggccagaagaactgtggagtgcgcctttggcatcctggtctccaaatggcgtatcttaggatccgccataaatttgaaaattgagacagtggatgaggtggtgaaggcgtgtgtggttctccacaattttattattgataaagagagagtcaacgtggaacttgatgaacccattccaaatccattgcctgattaccaagctcatcctctgcggacaactgtggagattgctcatatgagggaccaatttgctgcatactttgtttcagatgttgggcgtgtttcatggcaagatcaaatggtttaa